The following nucleotide sequence is from Azoarcus sp. CIB.
TTCGGCGGCATTGTTGTCGATTTCGATGCGACCGTCGTCTGCGTAGCGGACGAGCGCCTGCCAGTGGTTCAGGCCGTACTGGATCGCCTCGCTGATGCCGGACTTGCGCGACACGCGCCGGCTCTGCGCTTCCAACCAAGCCCGCAAATCCTCCAGTAATGGACGCGCCTGGGCCTGCCGCACCACGCGGCGGATCGGCGGGAGTTCGCCGCGGACGCTCGCTTCGATCGCGTAGAGTTGACCGATCCGCGCGAGCGCCTCGGCAGCGATCGGCGAAGCCTGTGCCCGGTGCACATCGAAGAACTTGCGTCTCAGATGGGCCCAGCAAGCGGCTTCCTGCACCTGCCCAGTCGCATAAATCGCATTGAAACCCGCATAGGCGTCGGCCTGCAGGATGCCGCAGAAGGCGCGAAGATGGCGCTGCGGGTGCTCGCCCTTGCGATTGGGCGAGTACGCGAACCACACCGCCGGAGGGTCATTGCTACCCGCCGGGCGATCGTCGCGTACGTAAGTCCATAACCGGGCAGTCTTGGTCCGTCCTTCGCCGGGCGCGAGCACCGGCAGCGGGGTGTCGTCGGCATGGACCTTGTCGGCGGCGAGCACGTAGCGGCGCAGCGCCTCGACCAAGGGCGCGAGCAGTTGTGCCGATTGCCCGACCCAGTCGGCGAGCGTCGAGCGGTCGAGCTCGATGCCCGAGCGAGCATAGATGGCGCTCTGCCGATACAACGGCAGGTGGTCACAGAACTTGCCCACCAGCACATGCGCGAGCAAGGCCGGCCCGGGCAGTCCGCGTTCGATCGGCCGCGCGGGTGCAGTCGCCTGCACGATGCACTCGCAACGCGAGCAGGCGAGCTTCGGGCGCACGTGCCGGATGACCTTGAAGTGGGCCGGCACGTACTCGAGCATCTCCGAGACGTCCTCGCCGAGCTTCACGAAGGTGCTGCCGCAGTCGGGGCAGTCGCCTTCGGCGGGCGCATGCTCGACCGTCTCACGCGGCAGGTGATCGGGCAAGGGTTTGCGGGCGGGGCGTTTCGGTGACGACGCTGTGCCGGCGGTCGTGTCCGGCGAGACGTCTGCAGCGGCTTCGCGCCGGGCAGTCTCGATGCCCTCAAGGGCGAGTTCGAGCTGGGCGAGCGTGCCGTCTAATTGTTCCGAGCGGCGACCGAACTGCATCCGGCGCAGCTTGGCAATGATGAAGTTCAGGCGCGCGATCTCGGCCTGCTGGGCCGTCACCAGGGCCTTGAGCACAGCCTGGTCATCGGGAAGGGGCGTCGTCGCGTGCATGACGTGAGTCTACGCGATGCCGTGGCGTGTGAACAGCCTCCGGGGGGCGGCATGCTCCGATCTTCAGGCCGCGCAGTCGGGCTGCCAGGTCCGCTCGGGCCGACGCCAGTCGATGCCTTCGAGCAGCATCGACAGCTGCGCTGCGGTCAGATGCACCGCCCCCGCGGTCGCCTGCGGCCAGATGAAGCGCCCCCGTTCGAGGCGCTTCGCGAACAGGCACAGCCCGTCGCCGCTCCACCACAGCAGTTTCACGAGATCGCCCCGCCGCCCGCGGAAGATGAAGACGTGCCCGGAGAACGGGTTCTCAGTGAGCGCCCCTTGCACGATCGCCGCCAGACCGTCCATGCCGCGACGCATGTCGGTCACGCCGGCCACAAGCCAGATGCGCGTGCCTGCCGGCAAGCCAATCATGCCCGCTCGGCCAGACAGTCGAGGACCGTACGCAGTGCGTCGCGACTGACCTCGCCGAGCACCCGCACGGTCGCGCCGCCGATAACGATCTCGAGCGCGGCTGCCGGCTTGACGCTCTTCGACGCCAACTGCAGGCCGACTGTCGGCGACACGGTCATCACCGGCAGCAGTTTCGGCGCTTCACCCACACGCGGCCGAGGGGCCGCGTGATGCGCCGGGCCCGGCTCGCCGAACCACCCGGCACGGTAGTGACGACGCCATTTGAACAGCAGGTTCGCGTTGATGCCGTGTTCGAGGGCGAGCTTAGCCACCGAGACCCCCGGCTCGCAGGCGAGCGCGGCAAGGTGGCGTTTGAAGTCGATCGGGTAGTTCGGCCGCCCCTTGCGGGTCACCCGGGTGATGCTATTCGTGGCCAAAGTGGTCCCCACCAGAAATTTGGTGGGCACCACTCTGGGCGATCCCTGTCACCAACGAAAGACGGTGATGGGCGGACGCTTACCGTGTAGCGCTTACCGAATCGACTGATCGCGTTCGATCATGAATGTATTCAATGTGCACCTATTTGGGGCCTTCGACTCCGGCAGTCGATATTTTCTTCAATACTTCGCCAAGATCCTGAAGTGCCTTTTTGTCGGTTTCGTTCAGTTGATTGGGTGGAGAACACCGGGGATCGCTGAGCTGGAGTGCCCTAATCATCGCTTCTGTCAGGGGGATAGTCTGGCAGCCGTGGTTTTTTCGCAAACGAGATCCCATTGCGGTTTGGCTCGCACGTGGCACGCAAAACAATTTCCACCAAAGCGGTTGACCACATCCGTATAGCCACGTTTTCGGATCTTTGTGCCATTGGCATCAACGTCTAGTTCAAAAAATTCCCAGTCGTGTGTCTGTGGGTTTGTGCCCTTTGGCTGCTTAACCATGGCTTCGCCCGGAATTAACTGAACCACCGAACCCGGCGGATATTTGCCACCTTTATTGGATTTGGCGACAGCAACGGTTTCGCTCAGTGTCCCGGGCAGACTGGCGACGTAAAATCCACGCACCGGTGTCAGTTTTGTGATGCACTGGAAAGAGCTGTCGCCTACAGGGATGGATTCATTCTTGGACTTGTCGGCAAATGCGGGGACGACCAGTACAGTTGAAAGGCAAGACCCAATAGACCCAATAAGAGCTCTCTTTGATTGAACATCATAATTTCCTTTGCAGAGAGAGGTAAGCAATGGCGCCATTCACCTCGATCTTGGCGAACAGCATCCGAAAGCCGCAGGGGCGATGCGCATGCGTCGACGCCATCGACGACCCAGCACCAGCAGTTCGTTAGGCCTCTGGCACTACTGTTCTGTTATCAGCGTGTATGCACTGACAGCACAACGTCGATATTTCCCTTCGTCGCGTTCGAGTACGGGCAGATCTTGTGCGCCTCGGCGACGATTTCCTCGGCATTGGCCTGGTCGACGCCAGCGATGGTCACATCCAGCGCGACGGTCAGGCCGAAGCCGCCACTACCGTTCGGGGCCATGCCCACAGTGGCGACTACCTCAATGTCGTTGTCCCGGACCTTCGTCTCTTTGTTGCGCGTGCCGTGGATGACGGCATTGCCGAAGCAGGCCGCGTAACCCGCCGCGAACAGTTGCTCGGGATTCGTCGCACCGCCTTTGCCCCCAAGCCCAGAAGGCAAGGCTAGTTGCAGGTTCAGCAGACCATCGTCGCTGAGCACAGTGCCGTTGCGGCCTCCGACGGCGGTGACCTTGGTGGAATACAGCACACTCATAATGTTCTCTCCTAAAAGTTGGTTAAGTCCAGAATGTACGCTAGCGATTATATCGCTAGCTAACATAAATGCAATGGCAAGGCTTAGCCATTCAGATCGACATCCCCCGTTGACGGCCAACCTCCCACGACACCCCGCTACCGCGCACCGTCGCGGCGATCTGCTGACCCAACCGCTGCTCGATTACCGGCTTCCACGGTACTAGGCTGAACCCCATGCCGTCATCAAGCATCGCGTAGCGCCCGCTGGCAAACATCATGCTGCGCCGGTAGATACCGCTCACGCGCTGCCCCTCGGACACCGGCCGATGCTCAAGGCCAGTTTCCGCCGCGATGTCCTGCCTAACCTTTACCAGCTCGCGCCCGCGTAGCGTGGCCAATAGATTGCGCGCCAGAATCACGCGGTGGCCGCGCCGCTCGGCTAGCCCTTGCTCGGTCAGAAAATCGGCGCGCTGTTGCAGTGCGTCCTTGGCCTCGCTGCCAAAGCCCAGGTCGCCCAGCCCCTTGCCGCCGCCGATCAACTGCTGATCCAGCCAGGTCGCGCCGATTACGCGGGTCTGCCGCTCGATGGGCAGGTGCGATTTCAGCTCCACTGCGACGCCGCCGCTCAGGCGCTGGACGTCGTATTGGCGGCCTCGCTCGGCCAGGTCGCTGGGCACACGCCAGACGCCCTCGGCGATGCGCTCCACGATGTCGGCGCGACGCAGGGCCTCCAGCCGGCGCACGTGCGCCGCCACCACCTCGCGCGGGTCACGGTCGGGCGTGGCCTGGCCTTGGGCGAGCGCAAGGTGATGGTCGGTGCGATAGATGCCGTCGGCAGCCAGCGCGGCGATGTTCCGGTCGGCAGCGCGCAGGTCGGCCGAGCCTTTCAGCTCCACCACAGCGCCGGTCGGGTATTGCTCCAGTTCCGATCGCGGCGGTAGCGCAACGTAGTGCGCCTTGCCATCGGTCCCGTCGATGACCAGATAGCCTTTGTCATGCAGCTCGTCGGCCACGCCCTTGCCGACCACTCGGCCGACGATGGCGCGGCCTTCCTCGCCGGGCTGGAACACGACCATCTCGCGCTGTTTGCCGCTCATGGAACGTTGCATGGTGCGGATGATGTCGCCGCGCTCGCCCATGGCCCGCAGGGTCGGCTCGGCCTCGGCAAGGATGGCCCAGACACCGGGCTGCTGCTCGGTCGCCAAGCCCATGCGCCGCAAACGCTGCAGACGGCCGATCAGCATCTGCCGCTGGCGTTGCAGCCGGGGTGAGGCCAGCGTCTCCGGCAGGACCAGGCCGTCCACTGCTTCGCGCTGCAAGGTGCGTTCCAATCCCGTCCACCGCTCCTGATCGACTTCGCGTTGCATGGCGCGCTGGATCTCCAACTCGGTGCGCGGCCCCAGCCATTCAGTTGCCAGTTCGGCGGCTCGGCGGCGCATCCCCTCGGCGATGTAGTCGCGGGAGATGATGAGGTCTTTGCCGGTGTCGTCCTTGCCGCGCAGGACGACGTGCGTGTGTGTGGAGCTGTCCCCGTTTGATGGACGCCATCAAGGGCACTGCGGACGCGCTTTCCAGTTGCCGAAAGGGTTGAAAATGAAGTCGTCGATATTGCTTGCAAAGGCTTCGGTCAATTCCATATGGAAGCCGAGCCTTGGCATCAGATCAACGATCCGCTGCGGAGCGAGATGTTCCGGCAGGTTCTCGCGACCGACCAGTTTGCCGAAATCGAGGGAGAAACTGCGCAGATCCTGCACATCCTGTCGCGCCAGCGCCGCCACGGTCGCGGGCATGTCGCGCACCAGCCAGGTGATGTTGTGAATGGCGCGGCCTCGGCGCGCCAGCAATTGCGCCCAGGGGGAGTCCTCTGTCTTCGGGCGGCAGTATTGAAGAACCACATTGCCCAGATTCACATGGACGATATCGAGGGAACCCAGGCTACTGAGAAATTGAGCGAAGCTGCTCTCGACCTTCCCGGAGCCGAACAACCGCTGCAACAGCGCGCAGGGATCGTCCAGATCATCGACGGCGAGTTCGACATGCAAAAGGGGGGACAAATTACCGAACAGCGCATCGCCCGGCGGCTCATCGTCGCCCGCAACCTTCGAACTGCCGCTGGCGCCCTCGATCAGCTCGATGTTGAAGCCGAGACGCTCCATCGTCGCAAACACACAGACCGGCGCCTCGACTGGACCTGTGGCGGCCTGCAACACAATGTCCGAGCGTTCGAGGATGGCGATGCCCTCCTGCGCAAGTTCAGTCACCGCGGACGCCAGGTCCTCGACGAAAAACGCCAAGCCATCAACCTGCGGCCCCTGATCCTTGAGTTGCCGATGAAGTCGTGTGCCCGCCGGCCCCGGCTGGATGAACTGCAGCCGGACGTCACCGAGCCCCGCATGCAATATCCGCGTCGCACTCTCCTGTTGCAAAGATGAAGATACCCGTTTCAACACCGGGGCGTCGAAAACATCGCCGAGCAAGCGCACCGCGGCATCGGCGTCATCCACAATGGCTCTGATATGGCTCAGGGCCGAGAGTCGTACCGACATGTACCCTCCTTTTTCAATCCAGGCCAGCCCGGTGTTCGCCTACCCTGTCGTAGCGTAACGGGGCTGGCGTTTTTCGATGAACGCCATCATGGCTTCGCGGAAATCCTCGCCATGGGCGCACAGGGTCTGGTTGCGGTCTTCCATGGCGATCACCGCTTCCAGGCTCTGGCCGTCGATGGCGTGGCCCAGCGCCTCCTTGGTCAGGCGCAGACCGAGCGGCGAAGCCCTCAACATGTCTTCTATCAGGGCATTGGCTTCCCCATCGAGTTGTTCCGACTCGACCACACGGCTAACCAGCCCCAGTTCGTAAGCGCGCTGCGCATCGATGAAGCGCCCGGTCAGCATGTATTCTGCGGCAACCGAGCTGCCCACCATGCGCGGCAGGAAATAGCTGAGCCCCATGTCGCAGGCGCTGAAGCCGATGCGGATAAACGCAGCGTTCATGCGCAGGCTGGGTGTGGCGATACGCACATCCGTCGCCAGGGCCAGGGCGAATCCACCGCCGCAAGCTGGCCCGTTGAGCAGGCCGATGATCGGTTGCGGGCAGCGGCGCATGGCGATGGCGATGTCGCGGTAGCGGCGGGTCGCCGCCAAGCCCTCCGACACCGAAAGGGTGCCGGCCTGCTCGCCATGCTCGGTCAGATCGAGCCCGGCACAGAAGGCCCGGCCCGCGCCACGCATGACCACGACGCGAATATCCTCGCGGGTGTACAGGCCGATGAACAAGGATCCCAGTTCATCGACCAGTTCGAGGTTCAGTGCATTCAGTACCTGTGGCCGGTTCAGCGTGACCCAGAGTACCGGCCCCCGCTGCTCCAAATCGAGACAGTTGTAGTTCATATCTGTCAGCCTCCATAGCCGGTTTGCTGCTCAAATCGTGCGCCTGGCCTTGTCGGCGGCATTGCGTTCGTCGATCAACTGGCGGGTGCGGCGCCAATCCTCGTCGGTCAAGCTGGTCAGCTTGGCGAAGTTGCCGCCGGTCGCCGGATACAGCCCGCCGTCGATCACGATGGTTTCGCCATTGATGTAGTCGGAGCCCGGCGCCATCAGGTAGACCGCCAGATTCGCCAGTTCGGACATCTGCCCGACGCGCCGCATGGGCACATCGTCGCCGGGTTTGGCCGCCCCGGTGGGATCGAGCCTGGCGGCGGCGCTCTCGGTGGGGAAAACGCCCGGCGCGATGGCGTTGATGCGTATGCCGCGGCCGCCCCATTCGACCGCCAGGGATTGCGTCATCGCATTCAGGCCGGCCTTCGACATGGCGGACGGAACCGTGAACGCCGAACCGTTCCAGACCCAGGTGACCACCATGGACAGGACATTGCCGCGCCGTCCCGCCGCCAGCCAGCGTTTGCCGCATTCCAGCGTGACGTAGAAGGAACCGTGGAAGACGATATTGGCGATCGCGTCGAAGGCCCGCGGAGACAAATCCTCGGTGCGGCTGACGAAGTTCCCGGCGGCGTTGTTGATCAGGCCAGTCAACGGTCCGCCGCCGTCCCAGATGCTGTCGAGCATGGCGGCGATGGCCTCGGGCTGGCGAATGTCGCAGGCCAGGCCCACCACCTTGCCGCCATGCTGCGCCATCAGTTCGGCAGCGGTCTGTTCGACCACGGCGCCACGACGTCCGCAGAGGTAGACCTCGCTGCCCAGCAGCAGAAAGGCTTCGGCCATCACCCGCCCCAGCCCCGTCCCGCCACCGGTGACCAGGATGCGTTGCCCGCGCATCAGCCCCGGTTTGAACATCAAGTCGTCAAGCAACATCGCTACTTCCTTTCATCGCCTGGATCAACGCACGAAGACGGGCGCACGCTTCTCGAAGAACGCCTTCACGCCCTCCCTGAAGGCGGGTGCGTCCAGCAGTTCGCGCTGCCGGTCACGTTCGTAGCCGAGCTGGGCCCCCAGGCCCTGGCCGTCAGCCGCGTCCAGTGCGCGACGCGCTTCGAGGGCTCTATGCGGCGGCGCCTGGGCCAGCCGTCCTGCAATATTCCTCGCCTCACCCATCAGCTCAGCGTCGTCTACACAGGCCCAGACCAATCCCCACTCCTGTGCTTTCTCGGCTGGCAATCGGTCGCCCAGCAGCAGCAGGCCAAGACTGCGCGCCCGCCCGACCTGGCGCGGCAGGAACCAAGTGGCGCCCATGTCCGGCACAATGCCCAGACGCGGCAGAAACGGCGTAAGGAAATAGGCCGAGCGCGCGGCAATCACGATGTCCGCCGCCAGCGCCAGCGCCAATCCCCCGCCCGCGGCGACGCCATTCACGGCGGCTACCACCGGTAGAGGAAACTGCTGCAATGCCAGAATGAGCGGATTGGCGACCGCGTCCATGGTCGCCGCGGCACGCTCGCCGAGGGACATGCCATCGACATCGACTGCATCCATTTTCCCGAGATCGGCGCCGGAGCAGAACGCCTGCCCCGCTCCGGTGAGAATCAATGCCCGCACCTCATCGTGCGCGCGCAGCCGATCCAGCGCCTCGACCATTTCCCGCAGGGTCGCCTCCGACAGGCTGTTCCGGCTGCCGGGGTGGTTCAGCGTCAGCGTTGCGACATGACCGGAAACATCCACATTGATCGTCGCAAAGCTCATGGCTGCGCCTCCTCAGGATGGCGATCAGGATTCGAGGGGGTGAGCGCGTTCAGCAGCTCCGACACGTCCCCGACCTGGTCGAGATCCGTGCACAGCTCGACGAGCCTGTTCAGCTTCGCCTCCGTCAGCGGCACCGCGGCATAGGCCGCGCATTTCGATAGCTTGCGGCCCAGGTCGTCCCAGCTCATCGGATTCCTGGTGTGGCCGAGCACATAGGGCGTGCGCTGCCGGAACACCTGCCCGTCCTGCAGCGTGATCTCGACGGTGAAGCCCTCGAACTGCTCCTTGATCCCGGGATCGAACTCGACGGCGATCTTCTGCATCAGGGCCCGCTTGTCTGGCCGATTGACTTCCTCGATCGTGAAATCGCCGAGGAAAACGTCGCCACCGATGATCGCCGTCGCCACCGTGTAAGGCGTGCTGTACAGCGCCTCGCCCACGGTTTTCGGGTTCCATTTCGCTTCCCGAGGCTCGACGGTCATCCGCGCCCCTTCGCTGCCGATGCACAGGACGCTGGCGATGTCCCGGTAATCGAGCCGGTTGAGCCGCATGACCTCGATGGCGCCGGCGATGAACGAATGGGTGAACTTGCAGGCCGAATAGGGCTTCATCGACAAGCCTTCGGCATAGATCCAGCGCTTACCGAGATCTTCGGTCAGGACTTCCGGACGGACGTCGCTCCAGCCGATATGCCGGAACGAGCCGCCGGGCACGCCGAGGAAAATCCCCTTCGGCCCGGTCACGCCCTTGCGCGACAGCAGCGCCGCCTTGATCGCGGTCTCGCCAGCAAAGGAATGCTGGACCCGCGCCATCTGCGTGCCCTCGGCGTACTTCTGCATTTCCGACATGCCGTGATTCGAATAGGCGATCCCCAGGGCATTCCAGGTTTCCTCGACGCTCAGGCCGAGCAGCCGCGATACCGAGGCCGTGGCGCAGAGAGGGCCCATGTACTCGCCCGGCACGCCAAAAGAAGCATGAGCAGTGCCGTTCATTGCCGTATTGACCCGGACGCTCAATTCACCGCCGGTAATATAGGCGGTGAGAAATTCCCGGCCAGTGACCGGCTTGCCGGCGATGCCCAGCGCGGCCAGCATGGCGGGGACGTTCCATTCGGTGACGTGGCCGCCGGTTTCATGCACGTCGCCCATGTCGATGCCACGGGCCATGACGCCGTTGGCGAACGCCGCCAGCGGCGCCGGCACCCGCTGGCCATGGACGAGGATCGGGCTTTGCGGCGCGCCGCTCCACTCCACCACCTGACGCACGATCTGTGGGCTGACTTCCCAGTTGGAGCCGGCGATGGTGACGGCCAGGGTGTCGAGAATGGCCCTTTTCGCCAGTTCGACCACCGCCGTGGGGATATCCTCGAATGCCGTGGTGACCACCATCTCGGCCAGCTTACCGGCGGGGTCCTGTTCAGGCCTGATCGGTTCGAATGCGTTCATCGGCTTCTCTCCATAGCTGTGTTTGCAGCGGGCCGGCGGCACCCGCGACTAGCGGGGTTGTCGCGGGGAGGCGACGCTGACCATCATTTTTCCGCGATTGCGCCCTTCGAGCAGATCGATCAAGGCCTGGGGCGCGTTCTCCAACCCATCCACGGTCTGCACCGGTGCTTTCAATTTGCCGCTGCGAAGCAGTTCCAGGAATCCGGACTCCACGTTCGGGCGCCGATGCAGATGGTCGAAAACGACGAAACCCTGCATCCGGATGCGCTTGGCCACCAACACGCCAGGAACGCCGCGGGGTCCTTCACCCCAATCGTCCTGGTTGTACTGGGAAACCGAGCCGCAACAGGCCACGCGGCCGTGGGCATTCATGCGGGCAAGCACCGCAGCGAGGATCTCGCCACCGGTGTTGTCGAAATAGACGTCGATGCCTTCGGGGCACGCCGCCTGCAACTGCCCGTCCAGATCGCCCGATTTGTAATCGACGGCCGCGTCCGCGCCCAACTCCTCGACCAGCCACTGGCCCTTGGCGGCACCGCCAGCGATCGCCACGACACGGCAGCCGGCCAGCTTCGCCAGTTGCACGGCGACGCAGCCGGTCGCTCCTCCGGCGCCGGACACCACCACGGTCTCGCCGGGCCGCGGCCTTGCCACCTCAAACAGGCCCACATGCGCCGCGAAGCCGGTCAGGTTCAGTACCCCCACCAGCCATTCAAGTGGTATCCCGGCCTGCCGCCGGCGAACCGCCCCGGGCGCGACAACGGCATAATCCTGCCAGCCGAAGTCACCATCCACGATGTCGCCGGGCGTGAAGCCCTCGCTGCGCGATTCCACTACCTCGGCGAGCCCGTAGGAAGCCATCACCTCGCCCGGCTGCAAGCGCGGCCGGTAGGTATCGGTCATCATCCAGGCACGTTGCCCCGGCGACACCGAAGCAACCAGTACGCGCACCAGAAGCTGGCCGGCCCCGGCTGTGGGTAGCGCAACCTCCCGCATTTCGAAATGTTCGACGCCCACGGCATCTTGCGGGCGCTGCTTGTAGATCCACTGCCGATTGACGCCGGTCGGAGCCATCTCAACCTACCCGCACCATCATCTTGCCCCGGTTCTTTCCGTGGAGCAGGTCGATCAGGGCCTGGGGCGCGTTCTCGAGTCCTTCGACGACATCCATCGGCGTCTTGAGCTGACCGCTGCGGATCCAGTTCGCCAGGACTTTCTCGGCTGCCTTGCGCTGCTTGTAGAAATCCATCACCAGGAAGCCTTCCATGCGGATGCGCTTGGCCACCAGCACGCCCGGCACGCCGCGCGGACCGCCGCCCCATTCCGCCTGGTTGTACTGCGACACCGCGCCGCAACAGGCAACGCGGCCATGGGTATTCATCAGCGCCAGCGCCATCTCGAGGATTTCGCCGCCGGTATTGTCGAAGTACACGTCCACTCCGTTCGGACACGCCGCCTTCAAGGCCTCGTACAAATTGCCGGCCTTGTAGTCGACGGCAGCATCGACACCCAGCTCTTCCTCGAGCCAGCGGCACTTCTCGGCGCCGCCGGCGATGCCGACCACGCGGCAGCCGGCGAGCCGGGCGATCTGCACCGCGATGCAGCCCACCGCACCGGCCGCGCCGGAAACCACGACGGTTTCCCCCGGCCGCGGATCGCCCACATCGAGCAGGCCGAAGAACGCGGTGAGACCGGTGATGCCGAGAACACCAACCAGGTGCTCCAGCGTCTGATCCTTATCCCGCCGCCGGACGCTTTCCGGCGTGACGACAGCAAAATCCTGCCAGCCCAGGTCGCCGTCCACCAGATCGCCGGGGGCCAGCCCGGGGGTATTGGATTCCACGACCTCGCCGATGCCGAAAGCCGCCATGACCTCGCCGGGCTGCAATTGCGGCCGGTAGGTCCGGGTCATCATCCAGGCGCGCTGCGCCGGATCGACCGACAGCGCGCGCAGGCGGACCAAGGCCTGACCAGGGCCGAGAGTCGGGATTGCCGCCTCGCGCCACTGGAAGTGTTCAAGTCCGACAGCCCCGCTCGGGCGCTGCGCGTAAATCCATTGGCGATTGATTTCTGTTGTTGGCATCTGATGCGTCCTTGATCGTGCGGGCGTTCATGGCCCACGTGTTCAACCCGACAGGCCTTCCGCCTTGCCGATGATTTCCTTCATGATCTCGTTGGTGCCACCGAAGATCCGCATGATCCGCGCATCCGCCCAGGCGCGGGCGATCGGGAATTCGGTCATGTAGCCGTAGCCGCCGAAGAGTTGCAGGCACTGGTCCATGACCCGCCCCTGCAGATCCGTGCACCACCATTTCGCCATCGCCGCCTGCTCCGCGGTCAGTTCGTGTTTCAGGTGGAGGCCGGTGCATCGATCGATGAAGACCTGGGCAATCTCGACTTCCGTCCGGATGCCCGCAAGCACCTGGCGCGAGTGCTGGAAGGTACCAATGGGCTTGCCGAAGGCGACGCGCTCCTTGACGTAGGCAAGCGTCCACTCCAGCGCGGCCCGGGAGGCGGCTACGGCCGAATTGGCAATACTGAGGCGTTCCTGGGGCAGGTTCGTCATCATGTGCACGAAGCCCTGGTTTTCCGTGCCGATCAGGTTGCTTCTCGGTACCCGCACATCGTTAAAGAACAACTCGGCGGTATCTTGGGAATGCTGGCCCAGCTTTTCCAGATTGCGGCCGCGCTCGAAGCCCGCCATGCCGCGTTCGATGACGAGCAGGCTGATGCCGCCATGACGATTCGAAACGTCGGTCTTGACCGCAGTCAGCACCAGGTCGGCGTTGATGCCATTGGTGATGAAGGTCTTCGAACCGTTCACCACGTAGGCATCGCCGTCGAGACGCGCCGTCGTGCGCAGGGCCGCCAGATCGGAGCCGCCGCTGGGCTCGGTCATGGCAATCGCAGTGACGAGCTTGCCGGCGACCATGCCGGGGAACCAGCGCCGCTTTTGCTCCTCATTGGTGTAATCCAGGAAGTAAGGCAGGGCGACGTCATTCACCAGGGCAATGCCCGAGGCCAGGGAGGTCATCCCAAGGGCGAGGCATTCCTCGGTGAGCACGATGCTGAAGCGGAAATCGGCCAAGCCCTGGCCACCATACGCTTCCGGAACCGCCATGCACAGATAGCCTGCCTCGCCCAAGGCTTCGAACAGGGCATGGGGGATGATGCCGTCGCGCTCCCACTGTTCATAATGCGGCTGGACTTCCTTGACAAGAAAACGGCGAAAACCATTACGAACCGCCTCGTGGTCCTCGTCGAAAAGCTCACGTTTGAAGCGGTTGTTGTTTTCCCTAGCCATTCAGTCTCTCCCTTCGCCGGCGTACATCGCATCGATCTCGTCTGCATACTGCTTCAAGATGGCCCGACGCCGCAGCTTCATGGTCGCCGTCACCGCCTCGGATCCCGGCAACCATTCGCCACCGACGATATGGAACTTCTTGATCTGCTCGACACGAGCCAATTGCTCGTTGGCCCGCGCCACTTCGGCCTCGACCTCGACCAGCACTTCCGGGTTGCGGCACAGGGCGTCGATGTCCAGCCCGCCCAAGCCATGCTCCGCGGCCCAGGCGCTCAGATAGGCGGAATCGAGGGTGAGCAGGGCAGCGTTGTAGTTGCGGCCATCCCCCACAACGATGGCTTGGGAAATGAAGTTGCCCGCACCGGTCAGCGCCCCTTCGATATTCGACGGCGACATGTTCTTGCCGAACGAATTGATGATGATGTCCTTCTTGCGATCAACGATGCGGAAATAGCCGTCGGCGTCCATGGTCCCGATGTCGCCGGTGTGCAGCCAGCCGTCGGCATCCGTGATCGCGGCGGTGGCCTCCGGTTGCTTG
It contains:
- a CDS encoding MmgE/PrpD family protein produces the protein MNAFEPIRPEQDPAGKLAEMVVTTAFEDIPTAVVELAKRAILDTLAVTIAGSNWEVSPQIVRQVVEWSGAPQSPILVHGQRVPAPLAAFANGVMARGIDMGDVHETGGHVTEWNVPAMLAALGIAGKPVTGREFLTAYITGGELSVRVNTAMNGTAHASFGVPGEYMGPLCATASVSRLLGLSVEETWNALGIAYSNHGMSEMQKYAEGTQMARVQHSFAGETAIKAALLSRKGVTGPKGIFLGVPGGSFRHIGWSDVRPEVLTEDLGKRWIYAEGLSMKPYSACKFTHSFIAGAIEVMRLNRLDYRDIASVLCIGSEGARMTVEPREAKWNPKTVGEALYSTPYTVATAIIGGDVFLGDFTIEEVNRPDKRALMQKIAVEFDPGIKEQFEGFTVEITLQDGQVFRQRTPYVLGHTRNPMSWDDLGRKLSKCAAYAAVPLTEAKLNRLVELCTDLDQVGDVSELLNALTPSNPDRHPEEAQP
- a CDS encoding NADP-dependent oxidoreductase gives rise to the protein MAPTGVNRQWIYKQRPQDAVGVEHFEMREVALPTAGAGQLLVRVLVASVSPGQRAWMMTDTYRPRLQPGEVMASYGLAEVVESRSEGFTPGDIVDGDFGWQDYAVVAPGAVRRRQAGIPLEWLVGVLNLTGFAAHVGLFEVARPRPGETVVVSGAGGATGCVAVQLAKLAGCRVVAIAGGAAKGQWLVEELGADAAVDYKSGDLDGQLQAACPEGIDVYFDNTGGEILAAVLARMNAHGRVACCGSVSQYNQDDWGEGPRGVPGVLVAKRIRMQGFVVFDHLHRRPNVESGFLELLRSGKLKAPVQTVDGLENAPQALIDLLEGRNRGKMMVSVASPRQPR
- a CDS encoding NADP-dependent oxidoreductase; protein product: MPTTEINRQWIYAQRPSGAVGLEHFQWREAAIPTLGPGQALVRLRALSVDPAQRAWMMTRTYRPQLQPGEVMAAFGIGEVVESNTPGLAPGDLVDGDLGWQDFAVVTPESVRRRDKDQTLEHLVGVLGITGLTAFFGLLDVGDPRPGETVVVSGAAGAVGCIAVQIARLAGCRVVGIAGGAEKCRWLEEELGVDAAVDYKAGNLYEALKAACPNGVDVYFDNTGGEILEMALALMNTHGRVACCGAVSQYNQAEWGGGPRGVPGVLVAKRIRMEGFLVMDFYKQRKAAEKVLANWIRSGQLKTPMDVVEGLENAPQALIDLLHGKNRGKMMVRVG
- a CDS encoding enoyl-CoA hydratase-related protein, producing MSFATINVDVSGHVATLTLNHPGSRNSLSEATLREMVEALDRLRAHDEVRALILTGAGQAFCSGADLGKMDAVDVDGMSLGERAAATMDAVANPLILALQQFPLPVVAAVNGVAAGGGLALALAADIVIAARSAYFLTPFLPRLGIVPDMGATWFLPRQVGRARSLGLLLLGDRLPAEKAQEWGLVWACVDDAELMGEARNIAGRLAQAPPHRALEARRALDAADGQGLGAQLGYERDRQRELLDAPAFREGVKAFFEKRAPVFVR
- a CDS encoding SDR family oxidoreductase, which produces MLLDDLMFKPGLMRGQRILVTGGGTGLGRVMAEAFLLLGSEVYLCGRRGAVVEQTAAELMAQHGGKVVGLACDIRQPEAIAAMLDSIWDGGGPLTGLINNAAGNFVSRTEDLSPRAFDAIANIVFHGSFYVTLECGKRWLAAGRRGNVLSMVVTWVWNGSAFTVPSAMSKAGLNAMTQSLAVEWGGRGIRINAIAPGVFPTESAAARLDPTGAAKPGDDVPMRRVGQMSELANLAVYLMAPGSDYINGETIVIDGGLYPATGGNFAKLTSLTDEDWRRTRQLIDERNAADKARRTI